A genomic region of Pseudomonas frederiksbergensis contains the following coding sequences:
- a CDS encoding YaeQ family protein, translating to MAQPSTTYKFELNLTDLDRSVYESVKQTIARHPSETEERMTVRLLAYAFWYNEQLSFGRGLSDVDEPALWEKSLDDRVLHWIEVGQPDADRLTWCSRRTERTSLLAYGSLRVWETKVIPAIKNLKNVHIAAVPQDVLETLAKDMPRVIKWDVMISEGTIFVTDDRGQHEVQLQWLSGERG from the coding sequence ATGGCCCAGCCGTCCACGACCTACAAGTTTGAACTGAACCTTACCGACCTCGACCGCAGCGTGTACGAGAGTGTCAAGCAGACCATCGCCCGTCACCCTTCGGAAACCGAAGAGCGCATGACCGTGCGGCTGCTGGCCTATGCTTTCTGGTACAACGAGCAACTGTCCTTTGGTCGCGGTCTGTCGGACGTGGACGAGCCTGCGCTGTGGGAAAAGAGCCTGGATGACCGCGTTCTGCACTGGATCGAAGTCGGTCAGCCAGACGCCGATCGTCTGACCTGGTGTTCGCGCCGTACCGAACGCACCAGCCTGCTGGCTTACGGCAGCCTGCGTGTCTGGGAAACCAAAGTGATCCCAGCGATCAAAAACCTGAAAAACGTGCACATCGCTGCCGTGCCTCAGGACGTGCTGGAAACCCTGGCCAAAGACATGCCCCGTGTCATCAAGTGGGATGTGATGATCAGCGAAGGAACGATTTTCGTCACCGACGACCGTGGTCAGCACGAAGTCCAGTTGCAGTGGCTGAGCGGCGAACGCGGCTGA
- a CDS encoding homoserine dehydrogenase codes for MKPVKVGICGLGTVGGGTFNVLQRNAEEIARRAGRGIEVAQIAMRTPKPQFQTTGIAITNDVFEVATNPEIDIVIELMGGYTVARELVLKAIENGKHVVTANKALIAVHGNEIFAKAREKGVIVAFEAAVAGGIPVIKAIREGLSANRINWVAGIINGTGNFILTEMREKGRTFEDVLAEAQALGYAEADPTFDVEGIDAAHKLTILASIAFGIPLQFDKAYTEGITKLTTADVNYAEALGYRIKHLGVARSTAAGIELRVHPTLIPADRLIANVNGVMNAVMVNGDAAGSTLFYGAGAGMEPTASSVIADLVDVVRAMTCDPENRVPHLAFQPDSLSAHPILPIEACESAYYLRIQAKDHPGVLAQVASILSERGINIESIMQKEVEEHDGLVPMILLTHRVLEQHMNDAIAALEALQGVVGPVVRIRVEHLN; via the coding sequence GTGAAACCGGTCAAAGTAGGCATCTGTGGGTTAGGGACCGTCGGTGGCGGTACCTTCAACGTACTTCAGCGCAACGCCGAGGAAATTGCTCGTCGTGCCGGGCGTGGAATCGAAGTGGCACAAATTGCCATGCGCACGCCAAAGCCTCAGTTCCAGACGACCGGTATTGCGATTACCAACGATGTCTTCGAAGTGGCCACGAACCCTGAGATCGACATCGTTATAGAGCTGATGGGCGGCTACACCGTTGCCCGCGAGCTGGTACTCAAAGCCATCGAGAATGGCAAGCATGTGGTCACCGCGAACAAGGCACTGATCGCCGTTCACGGTAATGAAATTTTCGCCAAGGCCCGCGAGAAAGGCGTGATCGTCGCGTTCGAAGCGGCCGTGGCCGGTGGCATTCCGGTGATCAAGGCGATCCGTGAAGGTCTGTCGGCCAACCGCATCAACTGGGTCGCCGGCATTATCAACGGTACCGGCAACTTCATCCTCACCGAAATGCGTGAGAAGGGCCGGACCTTCGAAGACGTGCTCGCCGAAGCCCAGGCCCTGGGTTACGCCGAAGCCGATCCGACCTTCGACGTCGAAGGCATCGACGCGGCGCACAAGCTGACGATCCTGGCGTCCATCGCGTTCGGTATCCCGCTGCAATTCGACAAGGCTTACACCGAAGGCATCACCAAGCTGACCACCGCTGACGTGAACTACGCCGAAGCGCTGGGTTATCGCATCAAGCACCTGGGCGTGGCGCGTAGCACGGCTGCCGGCATCGAACTGCGTGTGCACCCGACGCTGATCCCGGCCGATCGCCTGATCGCCAACGTCAACGGCGTGATGAACGCCGTGATGGTCAACGGCGACGCTGCCGGTTCGACCCTGTTCTACGGTGCCGGTGCCGGCATGGAGCCAACGGCTTCGTCGGTGATCGCCGACCTGGTGGATGTGGTTCGCGCCATGACTTGCGACCCGGAAAACCGCGTACCGCACCTGGCCTTCCAGCCGGATTCGCTGTCGGCCCACCCGATCCTGCCGATCGAAGCCTGCGAAAGTGCCTACTACCTGCGCATCCAGGCCAAGGACCATCCGGGCGTGCTGGCCCAAGTTGCGAGCATTCTGTCGGAGCGCGGTATCAACATCGAATCGATCATGCAAAAGGAAGTCGAAGAGCACGACGGCTTGGTGCCCATGATCCTGCTGACCCACCGTGTGCTGGAACAGCACATGAACGACGCCATTGCAGCGCTCGAAGCCTTGCAGGGCGTGGTCGGTCCGGTGGTGCGGATCCGCGTCGAGCACCTGAACTAA
- the trmD gene encoding tRNA (guanosine(37)-N1)-methyltransferase TrmD, which yields MGCGLLSVANLRVEVISLFPEMFSAISEYGITSRAVKQGLLQLTCWNPRDYTTDRHHTVDDRPFGGGPGMVMKIKPLEDALVQAKAAAGEAAKVIYLSPQGRQLTQSAVRELANEEALILIAGRYEGIDERFIDAHVDEEWSIGDYVLSGGELPAMVLIDAVTRLLPGALGHADSAEEDSFTDGLLDCPHYTRPEVYADQRVPDVLLSGNHAHIRRWRLQQSLGRTFERRADLLESRSLSGEEKKLLEEYIRERDDS from the coding sequence ATGGGATGCGGACTTCTAAGCGTGGCTAATTTGCGCGTAGAAGTGATCAGTTTGTTTCCCGAGATGTTCTCCGCCATCAGCGAGTACGGCATCACCAGTCGTGCGGTGAAACAGGGGCTGTTGCAGCTCACCTGTTGGAATCCGCGAGACTACACGACGGATCGACATCACACTGTGGACGATCGCCCATTTGGCGGTGGTCCGGGCATGGTGATGAAGATCAAGCCCCTGGAAGATGCTCTGGTTCAGGCCAAGGCAGCAGCCGGGGAGGCGGCGAAGGTAATTTATCTGTCGCCCCAAGGCCGTCAACTGACTCAGTCGGCGGTACGCGAGTTGGCGAATGAGGAAGCATTAATCCTGATTGCCGGCCGCTATGAAGGCATTGACGAGCGTTTTATTGATGCTCATGTCGATGAAGAGTGGTCGATTGGCGACTATGTACTGTCTGGCGGCGAGCTGCCGGCGATGGTCCTGATCGATGCGGTTACACGACTGCTGCCTGGAGCTTTAGGGCATGCGGACTCCGCCGAGGAAGATTCCTTTACGGATGGTCTGCTGGATTGCCCGCACTACACCCGACCTGAGGTGTATGCGGATCAGCGTGTTCCCGACGTGTTGCTAAGTGGCAATCACGCGCATATCCGGCGTTGGCGTTTACAGCAGTCCCTTGGTAGGACCTTTGAACGACGCGCCGATCTTCTGGAAAGCCGCTCGCTTTCTGGAGAAGAGAAGAAGCTGCTCGAGGAATATATCCGCGAGCGGGACGATAGTTAA
- the rplS gene encoding 50S ribosomal protein L19 translates to MTNKIILALEAEQMTKEIPTFAPGDTIVVQVKVKEGDRSRLQAFEGVVIAKRNRGVNSAFTVRKISNGVGVERTFQTYSPQIDSMAVKRRGDVRKAKLYYLRDLSGKAARIKEKLA, encoded by the coding sequence ATGACTAACAAAATCATCCTTGCACTCGAAGCAGAGCAGATGACCAAAGAGATCCCTACCTTTGCCCCGGGCGACACCATTGTCGTTCAGGTGAAAGTGAAGGAAGGCGACCGTTCGCGTCTGCAAGCGTTCGAAGGCGTCGTTATCGCCAAGCGTAACCGTGGTGTGAACAGTGCTTTCACTGTTCGTAAAATCTCCAACGGTGTTGGCGTAGAGCGTACTTTCCAGACCTACAGCCCGCAAATCGACAGCATGGCCGTTAAACGTCGCGGTGACGTACGTAAAGCCAAGCTGTACTACCTGCGTGACCTGTCGGGTAAAGCAGCTCGCATCAAGGAAAAACTGGCTTAA
- a CDS encoding DsbC family protein: MRLTQIFAAAAIALVSTFAVADDAADKAIRKSLETLQLDTPIESISASPLAGLYEVKLKGSRVLYASADGQYIVQGYVFQLKDGKPVNLTEKAERLGISKLINGIPVAETVVYPAIGETKTHITVFTDTTCPYCHKLHAEVPALNKMGIEVRYVAFPRQGLGSPGDEQLQAVWCSTDKKAAMDKMVDGKEIKAAKCANPVSRQFALGQSIGVNGTPAIVLADGQVIPGYQPAPQVAKLALGAK, translated from the coding sequence ATGCGTCTGACCCAGATTTTCGCCGCCGCAGCCATTGCGTTGGTCAGCACCTTTGCCGTCGCCGATGATGCGGCTGATAAAGCCATTCGTAAAAGCCTGGAAACCCTCCAGCTCGACACCCCGATCGAGTCCATTAGTGCCAGCCCATTGGCCGGTCTCTACGAAGTCAAACTCAAGGGCAGCCGCGTGCTGTACGCCAGCGCCGATGGCCAGTACATCGTTCAGGGCTACGTGTTCCAGCTCAAGGACGGCAAACCGGTCAACCTGACCGAGAAGGCCGAGCGTCTGGGTATCTCCAAGCTGATCAACGGTATTCCAGTTGCTGAAACCGTGGTTTACCCGGCGATTGGCGAAACCAAGACCCACATCACCGTATTCACCGACACCACCTGCCCGTACTGCCACAAATTGCACGCCGAAGTGCCTGCATTGAACAAGATGGGCATCGAAGTGCGTTATGTTGCTTTCCCGCGCCAGGGCCTCGGCTCGCCGGGTGATGAGCAATTGCAAGCCGTGTGGTGCTCCACTGACAAAAAAGCGGCGATGGACAAAATGGTCGACGGCAAGGAAATCAAGGCTGCCAAGTGTGCTAACCCGGTTTCCAGGCAGTTCGCTCTGGGCCAGTCGATCGGCGTGAACGGTACACCAGCCATCGTTTTGGCCGATGGCCAAGTGATTCCGGGCTACCAGCCAGCACCACAAGTCGCCAAACTGGCACTGGGTGCGAAATAA
- the thrC gene encoding threonine synthase: MRYISTRGQAPALNFEDVLLAGLASDGGLYVPENLPRFTQEEIASWAGLPYHELAFRVMRPFVTGSIPDADFKKILEETYGVFSHNAVAPLRQLNGNEWVLELFHGPTLAFKDFALQLLGRLLDYVLEKRGERVVIVGATSGDTGSAAIEGCKHCENVDIFILHPHNRVSEVQRRQMTTIFGENIHNIAIEGNFDDCQEMVKASFADQSFLKGTRLVAVNSINWARIMAQIVYYFHAALQLGGPARSVSFSVPTGNFGDIFAGYLARNMGLPINQLIVATNRNDILHRFMSGNQYVKETLHATLSPSMDIMVSSNFERLLFDLHGRNGAAIAGLMDTFKQGGGFSVEQERWTEARKLFDSLAVDDAQTCETIADVFEQTGELLDPHTAIGVKAARECRRSLDIPMVILGTAHPVKFPEAVEKAGVGKALELPTHLSDLFERDERCTVLPNDLKAVQAFVSQHGNRGKPL, translated from the coding sequence ATGCGTTATATCAGTACCCGCGGCCAGGCACCGGCCCTGAATTTCGAAGACGTGCTGTTGGCCGGTCTGGCCAGTGACGGCGGCCTGTACGTGCCGGAAAACCTGCCACGTTTCACCCAGGAAGAAATCGCTTCCTGGGCCGGCCTGCCATACCACGAGCTGGCTTTCCGGGTGATGCGCCCGTTTGTCACCGGCAGCATTCCTGACGCCGACTTCAAAAAAATCCTTGAAGAAACGTACGGCGTGTTCTCCCACAACGCTGTGGCGCCGTTGCGTCAATTGAACGGCAACGAATGGGTGCTGGAACTGTTCCACGGCCCGACCCTGGCGTTCAAGGACTTCGCCCTGCAATTGCTCGGTCGTCTGCTTGACTACGTGCTGGAAAAACGCGGTGAACGCGTCGTGATCGTCGGCGCCACCTCGGGTGATACCGGTTCGGCCGCCATCGAAGGCTGCAAGCACTGCGAAAACGTCGACATCTTCATCCTGCACCCGCACAACCGTGTGTCCGAAGTGCAGCGTCGCCAGATGACCACTATCTTCGGCGAGAACATCCACAACATCGCCATCGAAGGCAACTTCGATGATTGCCAGGAAATGGTCAAGGCGAGCTTCGCCGACCAGAGCTTCCTCAAAGGCACGCGTCTGGTGGCGGTGAACTCGATCAACTGGGCGCGGATCATGGCCCAGATCGTCTACTACTTCCACGCAGCCCTGCAGTTGGGTGGCCCGGCGCGCTCGGTGTCGTTCTCGGTGCCAACCGGCAACTTCGGTGACATCTTTGCGGGCTACCTGGCACGCAACATGGGCCTGCCGATCAACCAGTTGATCGTCGCCACCAACCGCAACGACATCCTGCACCGCTTCATGAGCGGCAATCAGTACGTCAAGGAAACCCTGCACGCCACACTGTCGCCGTCGATGGACATCATGGTTTCCTCGAACTTCGAGCGCCTGCTGTTCGACCTGCACGGTCGCAACGGTGCCGCCATTGCCGGCCTGATGGACACCTTCAAGCAAGGTGGCGGTTTCAGCGTCGAGCAAGAGCGCTGGACCGAAGCGCGCAAACTCTTCGACTCGCTGGCCGTGGATGACGCGCAAACCTGCGAGACCATCGCAGACGTCTTCGAGCAAACCGGTGAGTTGCTCGATCCGCACACGGCCATCGGCGTCAAGGCTGCGCGTGAGTGCCGTCGAAGCCTGGATATTCCGATGGTGATTCTGGGAACGGCCCATCCGGTCAAATTCCCTGAAGCCGTCGAAAAAGCCGGTGTAGGAAAAGCGCTTGAACTACCAACCCATCTTTCTGATTTGTTCGAGCGAGATGAGCGCTGCACCGTTTTGCCAAATGACCTGAAAGCTGTGCAGGCCTTTGTCAGCCAGCATGGCAACCGCGGCAAGCCACTCTGA
- the xerD gene encoding site-specific tyrosine recombinase XerD, whose amino-acid sequence MPAIDHPRIDQFLDALWLEKGLSDNTRDAYRSDLALFNGWLQEKGLELVNAGRELILDHLAWRLEQNYKPRSTARFLSGVRGFYRYLLREKLIAVDPTLRVDMPQLGRPLPKSLSEADVEALLAAPDLSEAIGQRDRAMLEVLYACGLRVTELISLTLEQINLRQGVLRVMGKGSKERLVPMGEEAIVWVERYLRDARSELLGGRPSDVLFPSLRGEQMTRQTFWHRIKHQAQVAGIGKSLSPHTLRHAFATHLLNHGADLRVVQMLLGHSDLSTTQIYTHVARARLQDLHAKHHPRG is encoded by the coding sequence ATGCCTGCCATCGATCATCCACGGATAGACCAGTTTCTCGACGCCCTGTGGCTGGAAAAAGGCCTGTCGGATAACACCCGTGACGCCTATCGCAGTGACCTGGCCCTGTTTAACGGCTGGTTGCAGGAAAAGGGCCTGGAGCTGGTCAACGCCGGGCGCGAGTTGATCCTCGATCATCTGGCCTGGCGTCTCGAACAAAACTACAAGCCCCGGTCTACGGCAAGGTTTCTTTCAGGTGTACGTGGGTTCTATCGCTATTTGCTGCGTGAAAAGCTGATTGCTGTCGACCCGACATTGCGCGTCGACATGCCGCAACTCGGCAGGCCATTGCCCAAGTCGTTGTCGGAAGCGGACGTGGAAGCCTTGCTCGCCGCACCGGATCTGAGCGAAGCGATCGGCCAACGGGATCGCGCCATGCTGGAAGTTTTGTACGCCTGTGGCCTGCGGGTCACCGAGCTGATCAGCCTGACGCTGGAGCAGATCAATCTGCGCCAGGGCGTGCTGCGCGTCATGGGCAAGGGCAGCAAGGAGCGACTGGTGCCGATGGGCGAGGAGGCGATTGTCTGGGTCGAGCGCTACCTGCGCGATGCGCGTAGCGAGTTGCTGGGCGGGCGGCCCAGCGATGTGCTGTTTCCGAGCCTGCGTGGCGAGCAGATGACCCGCCAGACCTTCTGGCATCGCATCAAGCACCAGGCCCAAGTCGCCGGGATCGGCAAGTCCCTGTCGCCGCATACCTTGCGCCATGCCTTCGCCACCCATCTGCTCAACCACGGCGCCGATTTGCGGGTAGTGCAAATGTTGCTCGGCCATAGCGACCTCTCGACCACGCAGATCTACACCCACGTCGCTCGCGCCCGCTTGCAAGACCTGCACGCCAAACACCATCCACGCGGCTGA
- a CDS encoding TIGR02285 family protein, which translates to MTRNRSRDCVQMGLSKLKGLSAIRRCVAQHLRVLGFGATLSCLLAIPPAAQAKDTLIWLLRDLPPLTIFDGPQKSQGVIDRFLPVLIASMPEYQHTTFRVNRARGMQMLLEPSFTCDPSLLWSPERAKHITYSIAAYRVLGNGIVIRHADRGALAPFIIDNSVDLAQLLAHQDKKLGVVAERSYGQVVDRLLQRAPSNSLSAHYGNDALGSLLQMQRLGRLTALLGYWPEIRYQAQQQGISPDELEFYAIRGTDKYQSIHIACSDTEQGRQAITHINTILRGPGQTRLVELYAQWLDPQMRSEYLEDARKFFRNETP; encoded by the coding sequence ATGACGCGGAACAGATCACGCGACTGCGTGCAGATGGGGCTATCTAAGCTGAAAGGATTATCAGCCATTCGCAGGTGCGTGGCGCAGCACCTTCGCGTGCTGGGTTTCGGCGCAACACTATCATGCCTGCTGGCAATTCCCCCGGCCGCTCAAGCCAAGGACACGCTGATCTGGTTGCTGCGCGATTTACCGCCGCTGACGATTTTCGACGGGCCGCAAAAAAGCCAGGGCGTGATCGACCGGTTTTTACCGGTGTTGATCGCCAGCATGCCCGAGTACCAACACACAACGTTTCGAGTCAACCGCGCACGAGGCATGCAAATGCTCCTGGAACCCAGCTTCACCTGCGATCCTTCGTTGCTGTGGAGCCCGGAGCGGGCAAAACACATCACCTATTCCATCGCGGCCTATCGAGTCCTTGGCAACGGCATTGTGATACGCCATGCGGACCGCGGAGCGCTTGCGCCCTTCATCATCGACAACAGCGTCGATCTGGCACAACTGCTGGCTCACCAGGACAAGAAACTGGGGGTGGTCGCCGAGCGCAGTTACGGTCAGGTCGTTGACCGCCTGCTGCAACGGGCACCGAGCAACAGTCTGTCAGCCCATTACGGCAACGACGCCCTTGGCAGTCTGCTGCAAATGCAGCGCCTGGGGCGTTTGACTGCCCTGCTGGGGTACTGGCCGGAAATTCGTTATCAGGCGCAACAGCAAGGCATTTCGCCCGACGAACTGGAGTTCTACGCGATTCGCGGCACGGACAAGTACCAGTCGATTCACATTGCTTGCTCGGATACCGAGCAGGGTCGTCAGGCCATCACTCACATCAACACGATATTGCGCGGACCGGGGCAGACCAGGCTGGTCGAGCTTTACGCCCAATGGCTCGACCCACAAATGCGCAGCGAGTATCTGGAAGACGCCAGGAAATTTTTCCGGAATGAAACGCCCTGA
- a CDS encoding CaiB/BaiF CoA transferase family protein, whose translation MPLTAKPLAGLKVIELGTLIAGPFASRICAEFGAEVIKIESPDGGDPLRKWRKLYEGTSLWWFVQARNKKSLTLNLKHPDGLAILKQLLSEADILIENFRPGVLEKLGLGWDVLHALNPKLVMVRLSGFGQTGPMKDQPGFGAVGESMGGLRYITGFEDRPPVRTGISIGDSIAALWGVIGALMALRHREVNGGQGQVVDVALYEAIFAMMESMVPEFDVFGFIRERTGNIMPGITPSSIHTSADGKHVQIGANGDAIFKRFMQTIGRDDLANDPLLASNDGRDSRRDELYGVIDRWVSSLPLDTVIEQLNLAEVPASRIFSAEDMFSDPQFLAREMFLQAKLPDGKDFKMPGIVPKLSETPGACEWVGAELGEHNVQVLSELGYDAEQITRLRADGAI comes from the coding sequence ATGCCGCTCACCGCCAAACCGCTTGCCGGCCTGAAAGTCATCGAACTCGGCACCTTGATCGCCGGGCCTTTCGCCTCGCGTATTTGTGCCGAGTTCGGCGCCGAAGTGATCAAAATCGAATCTCCGGATGGCGGTGATCCGTTACGCAAGTGGCGCAAACTCTACGAGGGCACGTCGCTGTGGTGGTTCGTCCAGGCACGCAACAAAAAATCCCTGACGCTGAACCTCAAGCACCCCGATGGCCTGGCGATCCTCAAACAACTGCTCAGTGAAGCCGACATTCTCATCGAAAATTTCCGCCCCGGTGTGCTGGAAAAACTGGGCCTGGGCTGGGACGTGCTGCATGCGTTGAACCCGAAACTGGTGATGGTCCGTCTGTCCGGCTTTGGGCAAACCGGGCCGATGAAGGATCAACCGGGCTTCGGCGCGGTTGGCGAGTCCATGGGCGGCTTGCGTTACATCACCGGGTTCGAGGATCGACCGCCGGTGCGCACCGGGATTTCCATCGGTGACTCGATTGCCGCGCTCTGGGGCGTGATCGGCGCGCTGATGGCCTTGCGTCACCGCGAGGTCAACGGTGGTCAGGGGCAAGTGGTGGACGTGGCGTTGTACGAAGCGATCTTCGCCATGATGGAAAGCATGGTCCCGGAGTTCGATGTGTTCGGGTTTATCCGCGAGCGCACCGGCAACATCATGCCCGGCATCACGCCCTCCTCCATCCACACCAGCGCCGACGGCAAACACGTTCAGATCGGTGCCAATGGCGATGCGATCTTCAAGCGCTTCATGCAGACCATCGGTCGCGACGACTTGGCCAACGATCCTCTGCTTGCCAGCAACGATGGCCGCGATAGCCGTCGTGATGAGCTTTATGGGGTCATTGATCGGTGGGTCAGTTCGTTGCCGCTGGATACGGTGATCGAGCAATTGAACCTGGCTGAAGTGCCGGCCAGCCGTATCTTCAGCGCCGAAGACATGTTCAGCGACCCGCAATTTCTTGCCCGGGAAATGTTCCTGCAAGCCAAGCTGCCCGACGGCAAGGACTTCAAGATGCCGGGCATCGTGCCGAAACTCTCTGAAACACCAGGCGCTTGCGAATGGGTCGGAGCAGAGCTGGGTGAACATAACGTGCAGGTGTTGAGCGAGCTTGGCTATGACGCGGAACAGATCACGCGACTGCGTGCAGATGGGGCTATCTAA
- a CDS encoding DUF3509 domain-containing protein, giving the protein MESISLLLGEALSPYQVTLTPSGARGECLVTLKSATGAIVVEREFNQAQFTDKRLLTDVVDGLHRDVLIAEGRLEPSVIAAMRNVAQDKRLVGRN; this is encoded by the coding sequence ATGGAAAGTATCAGCCTATTGCTGGGTGAGGCATTGAGCCCGTATCAGGTAACGCTGACCCCGTCAGGTGCCCGTGGCGAATGCCTGGTGACATTGAAGAGTGCCACTGGCGCGATCGTGGTCGAACGTGAGTTCAATCAGGCGCAGTTCACGGACAAACGACTACTGACAGACGTTGTCGACGGCTTGCATCGCGATGTGCTGATTGCCGAGGGGCGGCTGGAGCCCAGTGTGATTGCGGCTATGCGCAATGTTGCGCAAGACAAACGTCTGGTTGGCAGAAACTGA
- the recJ gene encoding single-stranded-DNA-specific exonuclease RecJ: protein MRIEPRLLPDTLPFLGDIPPLLTRLYAARGVQSEAELDKGLARLIPYQQLKGIEAAVDLLVVALEQRQRILIVGDFDADGATASAVGMLGLQLLGAAHVDYLVPNRFEYGYGLTPEIVAVALERQPQLLITVDNGISSVEGVAAAKKAGLKVLVTDHHLPGDELPLADAIVNPNQPGCEFPSKALAGVGVIFYVLMALRARLRSLGWYESKPQPNIGELLDLVALGSVADVVPLDANNRILVHQGLERIRAGRARPGIKAILEVAKRDHSRITSTDLGFILGPRLNAAGRLDDMSLGIECLLTEDVAMAREMAAQLDGMNQDRKSIEQGMQREALAQLKDLPLESMPFGLCLFDPEWHQGVIGILASRMKERYFRPTIAFADAGDGMLKGSGRSVQGFHIRDALSVVAAQHPTLISKYGGHAMAAGLTLPEVNFPLFAEAFDAEVRRQMREEDLTGRLLSDGTLAVEEFHLELARALRHAGPWGQHFPEPLFHGVFQLVEQRVVGERHLKVVLKSECGSVKLDGIAFGIDRDVWPNPTIRWVELAYKLDVNEFRGQETVQLMIAHIEPR from the coding sequence ATGCGCATCGAACCTCGCCTATTGCCCGACACCCTGCCATTCCTCGGTGATATTCCACCCCTGCTGACCCGTTTGTACGCGGCGCGGGGCGTGCAGTCCGAGGCGGAACTGGACAAGGGCCTGGCGCGCTTGATCCCGTATCAACAGCTCAAGGGGATCGAGGCGGCGGTGGACTTGCTGGTGGTGGCGCTGGAGCAACGTCAGCGGATTCTGATCGTCGGCGACTTCGACGCGGATGGCGCGACTGCCAGTGCCGTCGGCATGCTGGGGTTGCAGCTACTGGGCGCGGCTCACGTCGATTATCTGGTGCCCAACCGCTTTGAGTACGGCTACGGCCTGACCCCGGAAATCGTCGCGGTGGCGCTGGAACGCCAGCCACAGTTGCTGATTACCGTGGACAACGGCATTTCCAGTGTCGAAGGTGTGGCGGCGGCGAAAAAGGCCGGGCTCAAGGTCCTGGTCACCGATCACCACTTGCCCGGTGACGAGCTGCCGTTGGCCGATGCCATCGTCAATCCGAACCAGCCAGGTTGTGAGTTCCCGAGCAAGGCGCTGGCCGGTGTCGGGGTGATTTTCTATGTGCTGATGGCGTTGCGCGCACGCTTGCGCAGCCTGGGCTGGTACGAAAGCAAGCCGCAACCCAATATTGGCGAGTTGCTCGATCTGGTAGCGCTGGGCAGTGTTGCCGACGTGGTGCCACTGGACGCCAACAACCGGATTCTGGTGCATCAGGGCCTGGAGCGGATTCGCGCCGGTCGGGCTCGGCCGGGCATCAAGGCGATCCTTGAAGTAGCCAAGCGCGATCACTCGCGCATCACCTCGACCGATCTGGGCTTCATCCTCGGCCCGCGCCTGAATGCGGCTGGGCGTCTGGACGACATGAGCCTGGGCATCGAATGCCTGCTCACCGAAGACGTGGCAATGGCCCGTGAAATGGCTGCGCAACTGGACGGCATGAACCAGGACCGCAAATCCATCGAACAAGGCATGCAGCGCGAAGCGTTGGCGCAGCTCAAGGACTTGCCACTGGAGTCGATGCCGTTTGGCCTGTGCCTGTTCGACCCCGAGTGGCACCAAGGTGTCATCGGAATCCTCGCGTCGCGTATGAAGGAGCGTTATTTCCGTCCGACCATTGCCTTTGCCGATGCCGGTGACGGCATGCTCAAGGGCTCGGGACGTTCGGTGCAGGGCTTTCATATTCGTGACGCCTTGAGTGTGGTGGCGGCGCAGCATCCGACACTGATCAGCAAGTACGGTGGCCACGCCATGGCGGCGGGTTTGACGCTACCGGAAGTGAATTTTCCGTTGTTCGCCGAAGCCTTCGACGCTGAAGTCCGCCGGCAAATGCGTGAAGAGGATCTGACCGGGCGGTTGCTGTCGGACGGCACCCTGGCGGTCGAAGAGTTTCACCTGGAACTGGCCCGCGCCCTGCGCCATGCCGGCCCTTGGGGCCAACACTTCCCGGAGCCGCTGTTTCACGGGGTGTTCCAGTTGGTCGAGCAGCGAGTGGTCGGCGAGCGCCACCTCAAAGTGGTGCTGAAAAGCGAATGTGGCTCGGTGAAACTCGACGGCATTGCCTTTGGCATTGACCGTGACGTCTGGCCGAATCCGACCATTCGCTGGGTTGAGCTGGCCTACAAACTCGACGTCAACGAGTTCCGAGGGCAGGAAACCGTCCAGCTGATGATTGCCCACATCGAACCGCGCTGA